In Pseudomonas sp. MYb327, one DNA window encodes the following:
- a CDS encoding OB-fold domain-containing protein: MSTAYKRVLPQLDDLNRFFWTSGADGKLRFLRCNDCDHWLHPPGIICPQCLSRNLAPQAVSGLGTIEALTINHQPWSPDQPVPYAVAIVSLDDHKSLQLTTNIVGCAPESSFIGQRVRVVFEAIEDVHLPLFTPV; encoded by the coding sequence ATGAGCACTGCCTACAAACGCGTATTGCCACAGCTGGATGATCTCAACCGGTTTTTCTGGACCAGTGGCGCCGACGGCAAATTGCGCTTTCTGCGCTGCAACGACTGCGACCATTGGCTGCATCCGCCGGGAATCATCTGCCCGCAGTGCCTGAGCCGAAACCTCGCGCCGCAGGCGGTTTCGGGCCTGGGCACTATCGAGGCACTGACGATCAATCATCAGCCGTGGTCGCCTGACCAGCCTGTGCCTTATGCCGTCGCCATCGTTTCACTCGACGACCACAAAAGCCTGCAACTGACGACCAACATCGTCGGCTGCGCGCCCGAATCGTCCTTCATTGGTCAGCGGGTACGTGTGGTCTTCGAAGCTATCGAGGATGTTCACTTACCTCTGTTCACGCCTGTCTGA
- a CDS encoding TetR/AcrR family transcriptional regulator, which produces MSVKPKGRPRRELDEALLQAAADEFLEFGYTDANLGRIAEAGKTTKPALYRRFPSKELLFEAVLEHISRDFELDLSFLLVDRPVAQLLYELALLFYDKLGTPRVMAMSRLGAHESVRFPQLIINFREEVMSGFMAQLTGWLDQLNAKGVVQMSNTLDAAIIFLTLAGRTHERLMGVQLAQEQVEPHLREIVRFFLAGYAPRPR; this is translated from the coding sequence ATGTCAGTAAAACCCAAGGGGCGGCCTCGTCGTGAATTGGACGAGGCGCTGCTCCAGGCAGCCGCCGACGAATTTCTGGAGTTCGGCTACACCGATGCCAATCTCGGTCGTATCGCGGAGGCCGGGAAGACAACAAAGCCGGCACTGTATAGGCGTTTTCCCAGCAAGGAGTTGTTGTTTGAGGCTGTGCTCGAGCACATCTCCAGGGATTTCGAACTCGATTTAAGTTTTTTGCTGGTTGATCGGCCAGTCGCGCAATTGCTCTACGAGTTGGCCCTGCTGTTTTACGACAAACTCGGTACCCCGCGTGTCATGGCCATGTCTCGGTTAGGTGCGCATGAGAGCGTCAGATTTCCTCAGCTGATTATCAATTTCCGTGAAGAGGTCATGAGCGGTTTCATGGCGCAGTTGACAGGCTGGCTCGACCAACTCAACGCAAAAGGTGTGGTGCAAATGTCGAACACACTCGACGCCGCGATTATCTTTTTGACCCTTGCGGGCCGCACCCATGAACGACTAATGGGGGTGCAGCTGGCGCAAGAGCAGGTGGAACCTCACTTAAGAGAAATCGTGCGCTTTTTTCTTGCGGGCTACGCACCGCGTCCGCGGTGA
- a CDS encoding acyl-CoA dehydrogenase family protein has product MQEEHAESLASIREQARRLLKDQATPEHLKSLLDTPASFDRHLWSHAVDQGWPSVAVTEQSGGLGLGWSGLGVLCEETGRLTTSLPLIGNAVAAHALQFAKGNWSTLIEALANGGKIACLALADPEDSGLATSPSLLASNGILQGEKALAAFASVADIALVQAQGEQGNGLYLVDLAHPGVTRRTFNTLDNARAAAVLQFKQVPATPLGGVDLILDIANLAALACASEQIGGARASLDLACDYARERRAFGQQIGSFQGIKHKLAEAYCLLEIAKGCTNDALNAWENSLVESRQLSAAARIAATKAYDYIAQEGLHIHGGMGMTWEAMPHHHYRRSRTLALELGSIHYWRECLLNEIGLETANHG; this is encoded by the coding sequence ATGCAAGAAGAACACGCCGAAAGTCTCGCTTCGATCCGCGAACAGGCCAGGCGCCTGCTAAAGGATCAAGCCACCCCGGAACACTTGAAGTCGCTCCTGGATACACCCGCCAGTTTCGATCGACACTTGTGGAGTCATGCCGTCGACCAGGGCTGGCCAAGTGTCGCGGTAACCGAGCAATCGGGTGGTTTGGGTCTAGGCTGGAGCGGCCTTGGCGTGCTTTGCGAAGAAACCGGGCGCCTGACCACGTCATTACCGCTGATTGGCAACGCCGTGGCTGCTCATGCCCTGCAGTTCGCCAAAGGCAATTGGAGCACCTTGATCGAAGCATTGGCCAACGGAGGCAAGATCGCCTGCCTGGCCTTGGCGGATCCAGAGGACAGTGGCTTGGCGACAAGCCCGTCATTGTTGGCAAGCAACGGCATATTGCAGGGCGAAAAGGCCCTGGCAGCCTTTGCCAGCGTTGCCGACATTGCACTGGTCCAGGCACAAGGCGAACAAGGCAACGGGCTCTATCTGGTCGACCTAGCACACCCCGGTGTCACCCGCCGAACCTTCAATACCCTCGACAACGCCCGTGCCGCTGCTGTCCTGCAGTTCAAGCAGGTCCCGGCCACACCACTGGGCGGTGTCGACTTGATTCTGGATATCGCCAACCTGGCGGCCCTCGCCTGCGCCAGCGAGCAGATCGGCGGCGCCCGGGCCAGCCTGGATCTGGCCTGTGATTATGCCCGCGAGCGTCGTGCCTTCGGTCAACAGATTGGTAGCTTCCAGGGGATCAAGCACAAGCTCGCCGAAGCTTACTGCTTGCTGGAAATCGCCAAGGGTTGCACCAATGACGCGCTCAATGCCTGGGAAAACAGCTTGGTAGAGAGTCGCCAATTGAGCGCAGCAGCACGTATCGCAGCAACCAAAGCCTACGACTACATCGCCCAGGAAGGACTGCATATCCACGGCGGCATGGGTATGACATGGGAAGCCATGCCTCATCACCACTACCGCCGCTCACGCACGCTCGCCCTGGAACTGGGCAGCATCCACTACTGGCGTGAATGTCTGCTGAACGAAATCGGGCTGGAAACGGCGAATCATGGATAA
- a CDS encoding SDR family NAD(P)-dependent oxidoreductase, with translation MSDALVVVTGAAGAVGRVVAQTFLAQGRPVVLVDCSEQALQAVYEGVSGDKHFVVVDLTDTAATQTALGKVFQEKGPAGVLCNIAGGFAMGSDVHDADGTVWQQMMDLNVATVLNTCRATVPGMLAAGAGKIINVSAASAITGKGSMGAYCAAKSSVARITESMAQELRGHGINVNAVAPSIIDSAANRAAMPDVDPSLWVSPQQLAAVFQFLASDAASALNGAVIPVVGLS, from the coding sequence ATGTCGGACGCATTAGTAGTGGTCACCGGCGCTGCGGGTGCAGTGGGCCGTGTTGTCGCGCAAACCTTTCTGGCGCAGGGCCGCCCGGTTGTGTTGGTCGATTGCAGTGAGCAAGCGCTGCAAGCGGTTTATGAGGGTGTCTCTGGCGACAAGCATTTCGTGGTCGTCGACCTGACCGACACCGCAGCGACTCAGACAGCGCTGGGCAAGGTATTCCAGGAAAAAGGGCCGGCCGGCGTGCTGTGCAACATTGCCGGTGGATTTGCTATGGGAAGTGACGTGCATGACGCTGACGGCACTGTTTGGCAGCAAATGATGGACCTGAACGTCGCGACCGTGCTCAACACCTGTCGCGCTACCGTGCCGGGAATGCTGGCAGCCGGCGCAGGCAAAATTATCAACGTATCGGCCGCTTCCGCCATCACAGGCAAGGGTTCGATGGGCGCCTATTGCGCAGCAAAAAGCAGCGTGGCGCGGATCACCGAATCCATGGCCCAGGAGCTGCGTGGCCATGGCATTAACGTCAATGCCGTCGCCCCGAGCATCATCGACAGCGCTGCGAACCGTGCCGCGATGCCAGATGTAGATCCGAGCCTTTGGGTCTCGCCGCAGCAGTTGGCAGCAGTTTTCCAATTCCTGGCCAGTGATGCTGCCAGCGCGCTCAACGGCGCCGTCATTCCAGTAGTAGGCCTGTCCTGA